From Pagrus major chromosome 2, Pma_NU_1.0, one genomic window encodes:
- the LOC141019727 gene encoding extracellular calcium-sensing receptor-like, with protein sequence MSQVIAGLVFMELLLAFGAAEEEAPFCQIRGSPEFPLLSKEGDVMIGGAFSIHSKITQPLLSFTEKPTRLKCSRVNLREFRFAQTMIFAIEEINRSEFLLPNVSVGYRIYDNCGSTLSSMRAAMALMNGDELSSGKSCSGQSAVHAIIGESESSSTIVLSRTTGPFKIPVISHSATCECLSNRKEYPSFYRTIASDLYQSRALAQLVKHFGWTWVGAVNSDSDYGNNGMAIFLAAAQEEGVCVEYTEKFHRAEPEKLMKVVDVIGKSTARVIVGFLAHVEMNNLLQQLSLHNITGLQFIGVEAWITADSLVTPTSFSVLGGSLGFAVQKANISGLDDFLINGFWETEFVCKEKNGNTITDKATCKENQDLIEFKDYDDDVAELRYSSNIYKAIYAVAHSLHSILKCSKSQGCDKNVKVTPWQMVETLKQVNLTIKTGDQVWFDSTGAAVARYEVVNWQRGSDGSVQFKPVGYYDASLPPGQKFVLKTEAIMWPGGKIELPVSVCSESCRPGTYKVLQKGKPVCCYDCIPCADGEISNSTDSNDCKKCPEEYWSNQNRDACILKNVEFLYFTEVMGIILVFFTLFGVLFTLIVAILFLINKDTPLVKANNSELSFLLLFSLTLCFLCSLTFIGPPSDWSCMLRHTAFGITFVLCISCVLGKTLVVLMAFRATLPGSNVMKWFGPAQQRLSVLGFTLIQVLICILWLTINPPFPFKNMTLYKEKIILECALGSPVGFWAVLGYIGLLAFLCFVLAFLARKLPDNFNEAKFITFSMLIFCAVWITFIPAYVSSPGKFTVAVEIFAILASSYGLLFCIFAPKCFIIVLKPEFNTKKHLMGKTKSV encoded by the exons ATGTCACAAGTGATAGCAGGTCTGGTTTTCATGGAGCTGCTGTTGGCATTTGGAGCGGCGGAGGAGGAAGCTCCTTTCTGTCAGATACGAGGGAGTCCAGAGTTCCCTCTGCTGTCGAAAGAGGGAGATGTCATGATTGGGGGAGCCTTTTCCATCCACAGTAAAATCACACAGCCTCTGCTTTCATTCACAGAGAAACCAACACGTCTTAAATGTTCCAG GGTAAACCTCAGAGAGTTTCGATTTGCCCAGACCATGATCTTTGCAATTGAGGAAATAAACAGAAGTGAATTTCTTCTTCCCAATGTTTCTGTCGGTTACCGTATTTATGACAACTGTGGCTCAACATTATCCTCAATGCGTGCAGCAATGGCTCTGATGAACGGTGATGAGTTGAGTTCAGGAAAAAGCTGCTCTGGTCAATCAGCTGTTCATGCAATTATTGGAGAGTCTGAATCCTCTTCAACCATTGTGCTGTCACGCACTACTGGACCATTCAAAATACCAGTG ATAAGTCATTCAGCTACTTGTGAGTGTTTGAGCAACAGGAAGGAGTATCCTTCTTTTTATCGAACAATTGCCAGCGACCTCTACCAAAGCCGGGCCCTCGCCCAGCTGGTCAAGCACTTTGGCTGGACTTGGGTCGGGGCCGTCAACAGTGACAGTGATTATGGCAACAATGGCATGGCCATCTTCCTTGCTGCAGCGCAGgaggaaggagtgtgtgtggagtatACAGAGAAATTTCACAGGGCAGAACCAGAAAAACTCATGAAAGTGGTAGACGTGATCGGAAAGAGCACTGCCCGGGTCATTGTTGGTTTCCTGGCCCACGTAGAGATGAACAACCTTCTACAACAGTTGAGTCTACACAACATCACAGGCCTGCAGTTTATTGGTGTGGAAGCCTGGATCACTGCTGACAGCCTGGTGACTCCCACCAGCTTCAGTGTGCTGGGAGGCTCACTGGGTTTTGCTGTGCAAAAGGCCAATATCAGTGGTTTGGATGATTTTTTAATCAACGGTTTCTGGGAGACAGAGTTTGTGTGCAAGGAGAAAAATGGGAACACCATCACTGATAAAGCAACTTGCAAAGAAAATCAGGATCTAATTGAGTTTAaagattatgatgatgatgtggcaGAGCTGAGATACTCCAGTAACATCTACAAAGCCATCTATGCTGTGGCCCATTCTCTGCACAGCATCCTAAAGTGCTCCAAAAGTCAGGGctgtgacaaaaatgtaaagGTTACTCCCTGGCag ATGGTGGAGACTTTGAAGCAGGTGAATTTGACAATTAAAACCGGGGACCAGGTTTGGTTTGACAGCACTGGAGCAGCTGTGGCCCGATATGAGGTGGTGAACTGGCAGCGTGGATCAGACGGCTCAGTCCAGTTTAAACCTGTTGGCTACTATGATGCCTCCCTGCCTCCTGGACAGAAGTTTGTCCTCAAGACTGAAGCCATAATGTGGCCTGGAGGAAAGATAGAG CtgcctgtgtcagtgtgcagtgagAGCTGTCGTCCAGGAACTTATAAAGTCCTTCAGAAAGGAAAGCCAGTCTGCTGCTATGACTGTATACCATGTGCAGATGGAGAAATCAGCAACAGCACAG ATTCTAATGACTGCAAAAAGTGTCCTGAAGAGTATTGGTCCAATCAAAACAGAGATGCATGTATACTGAAAAATGTCGAGTTCCTCTACTTCACTGAGGTTATGGGTATAATACTtgtatttttcactttgtttggtGTCCTCTTTACTTTAATTGTGGCCATTCTTTTCTTGATCAATAAGGACACTCCCTTGGTGAAggccaacaactctgagctgagcttcctgctgctcttctccttgactctgtgtttcctgtgttctctgACTTTCATAGGTCCGCCCTCTGACTGGTCCTGCATGCTGCGACACACAGCATTCGGCATCACCTTTGTCCTCTGTATCTCGTGTGTTCTCGGTAAAACATTAGTGGTGTTAATGGCCTTCAGAGCAACACTGCCAGGCAGTAATGTCATGAAATGGTTTGGGCCTGCACAGCAGAGACTCAGTGTTCTGGGTTTTACGCTAATACAGGTTTTAATTTGCATACTTTGGCTGACAATTAACCCTCCCTTTCCCTTCAAAAATATGACACTCTATAAAGAAAAGATTATTCTCGAGTGCGCTCTGGGATCACCTGTCGGGTTCTGGGCTGTCTTAGGATACATAGGCCTCCTAGCTTTCCTATGCTTTGTACTCGCTTTTTTGGCCAGAAAGTTACCTGATAACTTCAATGAAGCTAAATTTatcaccttcagcatgctgatattctgtgcagtCTGGATCACCTTTATCCCAGCatatgtcagctctcctgggaagttcactgtagctgtggagatatttgctATTTTAGCCTCCAGTTATGGGCTACTGTTCTGTATATTTGCACCAAAATGCTTTATTATTGTACTGAAACCTGAATTTAATACAAAGAAACATCTGATGGGGAAAACAAAATCTGTATAA
- the LOC141019734 gene encoding extracellular calcium-sensing receptor-like produces the protein MIYPPANSQQDQSQQCKIIPGSMSLPVLEKNGDIILGGLFSLHDMVVEPSLSFTSMPPPTQCTRFNFRTFRWMQTMIFAIEEINRDGKLLPNITLGYKIYDSCSTPHQALKAAMEVMGSEMDSGVEGDIRRKATCHGAVPAVIGDGGSTQSLVVARFLGVFHVPQVSYFSSCACLSDKNVFPAFLRTMPSDFFQVDALVQLVKHFGWTWVGVIAGDDAYGRGGANIFADEVRKLGACIALHEIIPKNRAQTTVSSIISRIRSSGARVILVFAVEQDAAALFDEVLREGLTGIQWLASEAWSTAAVLSTPKKYHHILQGSLGFAIRRAEIPGLQDFLLRLHPSSPNALEDPFLIPFWEEVFQCSLGVQAEGQEHNVEGKPRCSGAEELRSVKNIYSDVTQLRISYNVYKAVYAIAHALKAMRSCVTGKGPFLLQTCADTDNIQPWQLLHYLTQVEYMNSFGDETKFDDNGDPAAMYDLVTWQLTLNGEMDFVTIGKFDETTTVGKQKLQIQEKNIVWNGNQTEVPLSVCSSICPQGTRKAIRPHFPICCHDCVVCTAGEISNQTDAIECTRCLPEFWSNAERTACIPKQVEFLSFSDTMGITLVAISLIGSFCSCVVVLIFSWHRTSPIVRANNSELSFLLLFSLTLCFLCSLTFIGRPSEWSCMLRHTAFGITFVLCISCILGKTIVVLMAFKATLPGSNVMRWFGPAQQKAIITFCTLVQVIICTVWLVVSPPTPRQLMPRESAIVILLCDEGSPIAFALVLGYIGLLACVCLLLAFLARKLPDNFNEARLITFSMLIFCAVWVAFVPAYISSPGKYATVTEVFAILASSYGLLGCIFAPKCYLILLRPEKNTRKHLMSKVVLTDKF, from the exons ATGATTTATCCTCCGGCCAACTCCCAACAAGACCAGAGCCAACAGTGCAAAATAATCCCAGGTTCTATGTCCCTGCCTGTGCTTGAGAAAAATGGAGACATCATTTTAGGGGGACTCTTCTCCCTTCATGATATGGTGGTGGAACCAAGTCTGTCCTTCACCTCTATGCCTCCTCCCACACAGTGCACCAG ATTTAACTTTCGGACATTTCGATGGATGCAAACTATGATCTTTGCAATTGAGGAGATCAACAGAGATGGCAAActccttcccaacatcacactGGGCTATAAGATCTATGATTCATGCAGTACACCCCATCAGGCTCTGAAAGCTGCCATGGAGGTAATGGGGAGTGAGATGGATTCAGGGGTTGAAGGAGACATACGGAGAAAAGCCACCTGTCACGGGGCAGTACCAGCTGTGATAGGAGATGGAGGCTCTACTCAGTCTCTCGTAGTGGCCCGTTTCCTGGGAGTCTTCCATGTGCCACAG GTTAGTTATTTCTCCAGCTGTGCCTGTCTCAGTGACAAAAATGTGTTCCCTGCCTTTTTAAGGACCATGCCAAGTGACTTCTTTCAG GTAGATGCACTAGTACAACTTGTCAAGCATTTTGGCTGGACTTGGGTGGGTGTAATTGCAGGGGATGATGCCTATGGCCGTGGTGGGGCAAACATCTTTGCAGATGAG GTTAGAAAGTTAGGTGCTTGCATTGCCCTCCATGAGATCATCCCTAAGAACCGAGCACAGACTACTGTTTCATCTATTATTTCCAGGATCCGCTCCTCTGGGGCTCGGGTGATTTTAGTGTTTGCTGTGGAACAAGATgcagctgcattgtttgatgaAGTACTCAG AGAGGGGCTCACTGGGATACAGTGGCTGGCCAGTGAGGCTTGGAGCACAGCTGCTGTCCTCTCCACCCCCAAAAAGTATCACCACATTCTGCAGGGTTCTCTGGGATTTGCCATTCGGCGAGCAGAAATCCCAGGATTGCAAGACTTTCTGCTTCGCTTGCATCCCTCGAGCCCGAATGCCCTTGAAGATCCCTTCCTGATACCCTTTTGGGAAGAGGTGTTTCAGTGCAGCCTGGGTGTGCAGGCTGAAGGTCAGGAACACAATGTTGAGGGTAAACCTCGATGTTCCGGAGCAGAAGAGCTGAGGAGTGTGAAGAATATTTATTCAGATGTGACACAGCTAAGGATTTCCTACAATGTCTATAAGGCAGTGTATGCCATCGCCCATGCACTCAAGGCTATGAGAAGTTGTGTGACAGGAAAAGGACCATTTCTTCTGCAGACGTGTGCTGATACGGACAATATCCAGCCATGGCAG CTACTTCACTACTTAACACAGGTGGAATACATGAACTCCTTTGGTGATGAAACCAAGTTTGATGATAATGGAGACCCCGCTGCCATGTATGACCTGGTTACCTGGCAGCTGACACTAAATGGAGAAATGGACTTTGTCACTATTGGCAAATTTGATGAGACAACCACAGTTGGAAAGCAAAAACTCCAGATACAGGAAAAGAACATTGTATGGAATGGCAACCAAACTGAA GTTCCCTTGTCAGTATGCAGCAGTATTTGTCCCCAAGGTACCAGGAAGGCGATCAGACCTCACTTCCCTATCTGCTGCCATGATTGTGTGGTTTGTACAGCTGGGGAGATTAGCAATCAGACTG ATGCCATAGAGTGTACACGCTGCCTGCCAGAGTTCTGGTCCAATGCTGAGAGGACAGCCTGTATCCCCAAACAGGTGGAGTTCCTCTCCTTTAGCGACACCATGGGAATCACACTGGTGGCGATTTCCCTCATTGGCTCCTTCTGTTCCTGTGTTGTTGTCCTCATATTCTCCTGGCACAGGACCAGCCCTATTGTCAGggccaacaactctgagctgagcttcctgctgctcttctccttgactctgtgtttcctgtgttctctgACCTTCATTGGCCGGCCCTCTGAGTGGTCCTGCATGCTGCGACACACAGCATTCGGCATCACCTTTgtcctctgtatctcttgtATTCTGGGGAAGACAATTGTGGTGCTAATggcttttaaagcaacacttcCAGGCAGTAATGTCATGAGGTGGTTTGGGCCTGCGCAGCAAAAGGCAATCATTACCTTTTGTACACTGGTCCAG GTAATCATATGTACAGTGTGGCTGGTCGTTTCTCCCCCGACTCCACGGCAATTGATGCCACGCGAGAGCGCTATTGTCATCCTCCTGTGTGACGAAGGTTCACCCATAGCATTCGCTCTCGTCCTGGGCTACATCGGCCTGCTGGCCTGCGTCTGCCTCCTCTTGGCCTTCCTGGCAAGGAAACTCCCAGACAATTTTAACGAGGCAAGACTCATCACCTTCAGCATGCTCATTTTTTGTGCAGTTTGGGTAGCCTTTGTTCCTGCCTATATCAGCTCTCCAGGGAAGTATGCCACAGTCACAGAGGTGTTTGCTATCTTGGCCTCCAGTTATGGACTGCTTGGCTGCATCTTTGCGCCAAAGTGCTACTTAATCCTGCTTAGGCCAGAAAAGAACACAAGGAAACACCTTATGTCCAAAGTTGTTCTTACTGACAAATTTTAG